The genomic window TAGGTTTACATTTAATTATTTACTGTTATTTTATTCTACCCTTATTTGACTTCTTTATATATAAGTAGTATAATATATTATTACAAAATAACTGATTAATAAAAATATAAATTTATGTTATTTTATAAATTTTTAAAGGTGGTACTTACAATGAAAAAAAAGATTTTTCTTCTTTGTTTTTCTCTTTTTATTTTAGGTTGTTCTAATCAAGATACTAGAAAAAATCTCAATAAAGAAAACACTCTAACAGAAAAAGAGTATTTAAAAAAATATGGAGATACTCTGTCTTTAGATGAAATTTTAGAAATAAATAGAGAAAGAAATTTAGATTTAAAAATAAAACAATTAGAAAGAGAAATTGCTACTTTAGACAAAAAAATTGCCTTTGGAAATTTTTTGCCTTCAATTAATGTTTTAGGAGGTTATACAAAATTAGATAATAATATTGATATTAATATTGATACAAGTTCTCTTACTAGTTTTTTCCCAATTCCAATACCTCCAGGAATTTTACCTAATTCTCTTTCTTCAAGACTTGTTGATGAAAGTTTTTATGCTTATGGAGTAGGAGTACAAATTCCTGTTTTTGTTCCATCAATATGGTTTTTATATTCTGCTAGACAAAAGGGAGAAAAGATTAGTGAACTTGTAGAAAATCTAACAACTAAACTTACAACTTTACAAGTTACAGGAGAATATTATTATATTTTAGCTCTACAATCTGAAGAAAAATATTTATTAGATGATTTAAAAGCAGCAAAAGAATTAGAAAGAAAAGCTAAGGTTTCTTTAAAAGTTGATGCTATACTTCCTTGGGAGCTTGATAAAGCCTCTACATTGGTGAAAGCTAAAGAATCTTCTTTAAAAAATAATCAAAGAGATTTATTAGTAGCTAAAATGAATCTTATGAAATCTTTAAATCTTAGTCCTTTGACTAACTTTACTTTAGAAGATATTGAAGTTGGAAATATTACCTCTCTTCCACCATTAGATGAATGTATATTTCAAGCAATTTCTGGAAATGAAGTTTTAAAAATCACTTCTATTTCTAAAGATGTTAGTAAAGATGTTAAAAAAATTGCAATTTCAAATTTCTTACCTAAAATAATTTTAGGTGGTGGTTATGTAAATAATAGTAATGAAATTTTTGCTGACCCAAGTTTTTTATACGGAAATGTTAGTGGAATTTTATCAATTTTCAATGGATTTAAAAATATAAATGAATATAAAAAAGCTGTTAGACAGCAAAAAATAGCTGAATTAAAATTAGAAAAAGAATTTTTAACAACTGTTATTGAAACAACAAAAGCCTATAACAATGTCGTAAAATCTATAGAGATGTGTGAAATAGCAAATCTTAACTTTAAAGCTGAAGAGGGAAAACTTAGACAGAAAAAAATTGAGAAAAAAGTTGATATGATAGATGATGAAGAATATTTTAAAACTTTAGCTAGTTACAATCAAGCTTTAAGTCTAAAGAAAAAAGCAGATTTTCAATATGAAATTGCATTAGGAGCTTTAAATATAGCTATGGGAAAAGAGCCTCTTAAGAAGGGAGAGAAAAATAATGAAATATAAATTTTTAAGTTTTTTAATGTTTTTAATTTTAATATCTGGTTGTAAAAAAGATATAGAACCTATTATCAGACCTGTAGAAACTTTTCAGGCTACTCTAATTCCAAAAACTTTAGAATATCAATATCCTGGAGTGGTTGCTCCTGAAAAAGAAGCTAATCTATCTTTTAGAGTGGCTGGACCTATAGATGAATTTAATGTAGAAATAGGTTCCTTTGTCAGTGAAGGAACTATAATCGCTAAGCTTGACCAAAGAGATTATAATTTACAATTAGAAGCTTTTAAAAATAAGGAAACTATGGCAAAAAATGGATATGAAGCTGCTAAAGCTATATCTGACAATGCAAAAAAACAATTTGCTAGAGTTGAGGTTTTATATAAAGAAAAAGCTATTCCAAAGAAAAAATATGATGAAGTTTTAGCTAGTTACAAAGCTGCTATTTCAAAAGAAAAAGCTATGTTGTCACAATATGAGGAAGCTAAAAAAGGAGTTGAAAATTGTCAAAATCAATTAAAAGACACTTACTTAGTAGCTCCTTATGATGGATATATTTATAAAAAATTTACTGATAATGGCTCTGTTGTGGGAGCAGGTTTTCCTGTAGTAGGAATTTCATCTTTAGGAAAAACAAAAGTAAAAATTAATATTTCTGAAAAAGATATAGATAAATTTTTAGATATAAAAGAAGTTTCTTTTATACATAATAATAAAAAATACCCTCTTGTATTATCTGATGTAAGTAGGGTTAAAAGTACTTTAAATTTAACTTATCCTGTTATTTTTAATTTTGAAGAAGACATAGATATTCCTGTAGATTCTCAAGGAATTGTATCTGTAACTTTTGATTCCAATGAAGAAAAAGGAATTATAATTCCTGTAGAAGCTATTTTTGAAAAAAATAATAAACCTAGTGTATGGATATATAAAGATGGAATTGTCAATATTAAAAATATTGAAGTAGTAAAACCTTATTTAGATGGAATGGTAATTGTTAAAAATATTAATCCAGGAGATAAAGTTGTAACTAAAGGTGTGCATGAATTATCTGAAAATCAAAAAGTAAATTTATTAGAGCCTTTTTCTAAAACTAATATAGGAAATGTTTTATAGAGGTGGCTTATGAAATTTATAGATTACTCAATAAAAAATACAATTGTTGTAAAATTTATGGTTTTTCTTTTAGTGATAGGAGGATTATTTTCTTATTTTAGATTAGGAAAATTAGAAGACCCAGAGTTTAAAATAAAAGAAGCTTTGGTAGTTACTTTATATCCTAATGCAGATGCTCACACTGTAGAATTACAAGTTACAAATAAAATAGAAGAAGCTTTACAAAAAATTCCTAATATAGATTTTTTACAAAGTGTATCTAAGCCTGGATATTCACAAGTAAAAATAAAATTAAAAGAATCTTTACCTAGTGATGAACTTGAACAATATTGGGATAATTTAAGAAAAAAAGTTGAAGATGCTAAAATAAATTTACCTTTAGGAACTCTTCCATCTATTGTATTAGATGATTATGGGGCTGTTTATGGTATTTTTTTAGCTGTTACAAGTGATGGTTATTCTTATTCTGAACTTAGAAAATATACTGATTATATCACAAAAGAATTAAACTCTATAAATGGAGTTGCTCAAGTTACTCAATTTGGTAAATTAACTGATGCTATTGAAGTTATAATTGATAGAGAAAAAATAAATTCTATGGGAATAAGTCCAAAACTTATTGCTACTTCTCTACTTAGTGAAAATATTATAACAGGTGGAGGAACTATTGATTATGGAGATTTAAGAGTTAATCTTAGACTTAATAATAAAGTTAATACTGTGGAAAAACTAGAAAACCTTATAATATTTTCTAAAAAACTTCCTGATGGAAATGATGAAATTGTACGTCTAAAAGATATTGCAACTTTTAAAAGAGATTATACAAAGCCAATATCTCAAAAAATGTTTTATAATGGTAAAATGGCTATGGGAATTTCGCTTTCTCCAGAAACTGGAAGTAACATAGTAAAAACAGGAAAAGTAATTGATAAAAAAATTATTGAACTAAAAGAAAAATTACCAACAGGAATAAATATAGAAAAAATTTATTATCAACCTGATTTAGTTACATCAGCTATAAACAACTTTATACTAAATCTTATTTTATCAATAATTACTGTTGTAGGAATTTTACTTCTTACTATGGGTGTAAAAAGTGGACTTATAATTGGAACTAACCTTGTTCTTTCAATTTTAGGAACTTTAATTTTTATGCTTGTTATGAAAATTGATATGCAAAGAGTTTCGTTAGGTTCTTTTATAATTGCTATGGGTATGTTAGTTGATAACTCCATTGTTATAGTTGATGGAATTTTAGTAAGAAGAAATTCTGGAATGGATATGGAACAAGCTCTTTTAGAGTCTACTCATAAACCAGCTCTACCACTTTTAGGAGCTACATTTATAGCTGCTATTGCTTTTTTACCAGCCTATCTAATGGCTAGTTATACAGGAGAATATGTAAGTTCTTCTTTCTGGGTAATTGGAATTTCTCTAATGTTAAGTTGGATTTTATGTCTTACTCAAACTCCTGTTTATTGCAAATTATATTTAGAAGATGAACCTATTTTAGCTCCTAGTGAAAGAGAAGAAAAAATTTACAATAAATTAAGGAATTTATTATATTATCTATTAAATAGAAAAAAATCCACTCTTTCTATTTTAGGATTAGCTTTTATAGTTTCTCTTTTAATATTCATAAAAATTCCAAAAACTTTTTTCCCTGATTCAGATAAAAAAGGATTTACTATAAGTCTTTGGGCACCAGAAGGAAGTAAAATAGAAGTTGTTGAAAAAGCTACAAAAGAACTTGGAGATTTCTTACAAAAAAATGAAAATGTAACTAAAGTAGTATCTACAATAGGAGCTTCTCCTGCAAGATATTATGTTTGTACTATTCCAGAAATGCCAAATTCATCTTATGGAGAACTTATAATTAATATTGATAAATTAAAAAATCTTAAAAAAGTTTCTGATTTAGCTCTTGATTATGCAAATAAAAATCTTCCTGGAATAGTGGTTACTTCTAAAAAATATCCAAATGGAGTTCCTACTGAATATCCAATAGAGATTGCTTTCTCAGGCCCAGACCCTCAAATTCTTAGAGAGTTAGCAGATAAAACCATTGATATTGTAAAAAAATCTCCATATATTCTTACAGCTAAAACAGATTGGAGAAATAAACTTTTAGTTTGGGAAGGAGATTATTCTCAATCAAAAGGTATTAGAAATAATGTAACTCCTATCGATATTACAACAGGACTTATGAGAACTACAAATGGAATTCCTATTGGAAAAATTCAAGAAGGAGATAATTCTGTGGCTGTTGTGTTAAAAGAAACTAGTGATATAAAAAATCAAATTAATAATATTACTCAAACTCCTATTTGGGGAGTGAATTTACAAGCTTTACCTCTAGCTAATATGCTAAATAATGAAAAATTAACTTTTGAAGAGGGCCAAATCTGGAGAAGAAATAGAGTAAGAACTATTACTGTTCAATGTGATATTCCTATGGAAGTTAATGCTGAAGAAGTTAGAAATGAATTTAAAAAAGAAATAAACTCTATAGAATTACCAAAAGGATATAAGCTTACTTGGCTAGGTGAATATGAAGAACAAACTAAAAATGTCTTAGCTCTATTAAAAGCTGTTCCTTTACCTGTAATTATAATGTTTACAATTTGTGTTTTACTTTTCGCTAGTATAAGAATTCCTCTTTTAATATTTTCTGCTCTTCCACTAGCTCTTATTGGAGTAGCGCCTGGATTATTTATTACTGGTAAAAGTTTTGGATTTATGTCCACTATTGGACTTGTTTCTCTTTCTGGAATGATGATAAAAAATATGATAGTTTTAGTTGATGAAATTAACTATGAAATTAATATTTTGAAAAAAGATAAATTTATAGCTCTTATTGACTCAGCTATTAGTAGAATTAGGTCTGTAACTTTAGCTGCTCTTACTACTATTCTTGGAATGATTCCTCTTTTATGGGACCCATTATATGGAGATATGGCAGCAACAATTATATTTGGATTATTTGTTTCTACTGTATTAACTCTATTTATTTTCCCTGTAGCATATGCTTTATTTTTTAATATAAAAGAGAAAAAAGGTGAGATTAATGTTTAATATAAGAGAAATGGTAGAAAATGACTGGGAATTTGTAAAAGAAATTTACGAACAAGCTCTTATAGAAGGAAAATCAACTTTTACAAAAGAAGTTCCAACTTATGAAAATTGGGATAAAAGTCATTTAAAAGATTGTAGATATATAATAGAAAAAGATAAAAAAATTATAGGTTGGTGCTCTTTAAGTCCTACATCATCAAGGGAAGTTTATAAAGGTGTAGTAGAAGTCAGTATTTATATTCATCAAAAATATAGAAATATTGGAGCTGGAAAATTTTTACTTAATTATTTAGTCAAAGAAAGTGAGAAAAAAGGTTATTGGTCTTTAATATCTTCTATAATTAGTAGTAATATAAATAGCATAAAATTACATGAAAAATGTGGTTTTCGTCAAGTTGGACACAGAGAAAAAATAGCAAAAGATATTTTTGGTATTTGGCAAAATACAGTTTTATATGAAAAAAGAAGTAAAATAATATTTTAAATTAATAAAAGGGATTCTTGCATTTTATTTGCAATAATCCCTTTTATTTTATTTCATTAAATAAAATTTAAAAATACTTCCCCCTTGTTCTTTAGATTCTACTTTTATTTCTCCACCAAATTGGTCTACTACCTCTTTAACTATAGATAATCCCAATCCTGTTCCGCCTAAATTACTTGTTCTAGCTTTATCTACTCTATAAAATCTTTCAAAAACTTTTTTTAATTTATCTTCTGGGATTCCTATTCCATTATCCTTTATTTTAAATTTATATTTATCTTTTTCTTCTAATATAAAAATATCTATTTTAGGGTTATCTGAATGATTATATATAATTCCATTTTCAACTAAATTTTTTAAAATAAGAATTAATTTCTCTTTGTCTGTATTTATAAATCCTTGATTTATTGAAAGTAAATCCCAATGAAATTCTATCTCTGCATTTTTTTCTTTTTTTATAATCGCCACACTATCATTTACTTGTTTTTCTATTTTATAGATTTCTTCAGGCATAATTTGAAGAATTTTTGAACTTTCTATTTTAGAAATATTTAAAAAATCTATTATAGTATTTTCTAATTTTATTACATTATTTTTTACAATATCTAAAAATTTTTTTCTAATCTCTTTTGGTGCATCTTCTAAAGCTATTAAATATCCCTTTATATTAGTTAAAGGAGTTTTTAATTCATGACCTACATTACTTATAAAAGTTTTCTGTATTTCTACTGTTCTTCTAATGCTAGTTATATCTTTTATAGTAATTAAAAATTGATTATTTTTCTTTATACTTTTTACACTTATTATAAAATATTCTTTTATTCCATTTATATATATTTCTTGTCTAATATCTTTTTTTTCTTGAATACTTTTTTTTATAACTGCTATAATCTCTATATATTTAAAAGCTTTTGTATATTTCTTATTATCTAAAATCAATAAATGATTCAATGAATTATTTCTTAAAACAAATTCTCCATTTTGGTCTATTAAACCAACAAAAGAATCTACTGAAGTAATTATTAATTTTAAAAGTTTTTTTTCATAATCTAATTTTTCTATATTATCAAGATTTCTTTTTTGCCATTCTTTCAAAACTTCCCAAAATTCAAATATCCATTTTTCTTCTTTTTTATAATAAAGAAGTTTCTCTGTATTTCCCTTTTCAAGATATCTTTTCATCTTCTTTATTTTATTTTCAAAATCTCTTTTTAAATAATTTATATAGAAAAAATGAATTATACAATTCAATACAATAAAAAAAGTTGTAAGAATTGTAGCAAAATATATAAGTTGGTCCCTTTTATCAGAATAATTTGTAGAAGTTCTTATTATATACTTATCTTCTTTTCCATATTTAACAGCATAGTAAGCATAATATTCTCCTAAAGTTTTACTTTTTCTTATATGAAATCCCTCATCACCAGCCAAAGCTGATATAACTTCTTGTCTATCAAGATGGTTATCCATTGAATTTTCATTTCCTTTAGAATCAAAATAAACTTTTCCCTCATAATCTATTATGGTAAACCTTATATTACTATTTGAAAATAGTTTACCATACTCTTCAAAAGGTCTTCCTTGTGATATAAGAGTTACTAAAAGACTATCCTCTTTTAAAATTTGCTTTTCTCTTTCTTCATAGACTTTTGAAAGTAAATGGTAGTTAAAAATAACAAAAATTATTTCAAAAAATAGAATTATTATCCCTGTTATTATTTCTTTTCTTTTAATTTATAACCAACTCCTTTCACAGTGTGAATAGAATCTGATAAAAGAGGAATTTTTTCTCTAAGTTTAGAAATATATACATCAACAGTTCTATCTCCTGTATAGTAATTACTATTCCAAACTTCATCTAATATTTTTTCTCTTGTTACAACTAATCCTTTATTTCTAACTAATAACAATAATAAATCATATTCTTTTTTAGAAAGTTCTATTTCTTCCCCTTTTACTAGTACCATACGTGTATCTATATCTAACTCTATATCAGAAAACTTATATATTCTCTCTTCTTTTTTTTCTTGTTTATCTTCTTTCAATAATTTTTTTACTCTTAAAACTAATTCTCTAGGGTCAAAGGGTTTTTTTAAATAATCGTCAGCTCCTATTTCTAAACCTTCTAATACATCTTCTATTTCTGTTTTTGCAGTTACCATTATTATTTTAGGATTTCCATATTCTTCTGGTAAACTTCTCACTATTTTAGCAAAATTTTTTCCATCTATTCCAGGTAACATTAAATCTAAAATTATAACATCACTTTTTTCTTTTTTCAAAATTTTTAATGCTTTTAATCCATCATCAGTTTTATCAACTTTATAATTTTCTTTTTCAAAAAAATATTTAATTAATTCCTGTATCTCTAAATCATCTTCTACTATTAAAACTTTTTTCATTTTTATTTTCACCTCTTTTCTATTATAACACAAACTAACTCACCTAAAAAAATTTTTTAAGTGAGTTAGATAAAATCCTATTTATTTTTGTTTTTTACTATCTTTTAATAAATCCTTCTGATTCTACTATTCCTTGACCTTCTGGTGAAACTGCAAAGTCAACTAATTCTTTTAAAGAACCTTCTCTATTGCTTGGAACATACCAATAAACCTCTCTTGCTATTGGATAAGTTTTATTAGAAACATTTTCTTTAGTAGGTAATATTCCATCAACTGCTAAAGCATGAACTGAATTATCCATATATCCCATTCCAATATATCCTATAGCATATTTATTGGATTTTACTTCTTGTTTTATTGCTTCATTTGATGGCATATATAATGTTTCATTTCCATATTCCAAATTATTTTTTTCTCCACCTCTAACTACATGTTCTTTAAAAAATTCATGAGTTCCTGAAGATGAATCTCTTGATAAAGTAACTATTTTAGCATCTTCTCCTCCAACTTCTTTCCAGTTAGTTATTTCTCCTCTAAATATTTTTCCAAGTGTTATAGAATCTAAACCTTTAACAGGATTTTTTTCATTTACTATAAGAGTTATTCCATCAAATCCCAATACTACTTCTTCTACAGATAATCCAATTTCTTTTGCTTTATCATATTCTGATGATTTCATAGCTCTTGAAGCCATTGCTATATCTGTTGTTTTATTAAGTAAAGCAGAAATTCCAACTCCTGAACCTCCTCCAGTAACTGCTATTTTTGCTTTTGGATTCTTTTGCATAAATTCTTCTGAAATTCCTTGTGTTACATTTAAAATAGTATCTGACCCTTTAACTTGAATAACTTTATTTTCTTTAGCTCCTCCACACCCTGTTAATAATGCTCCTAATACTAAAATACTAGCCAAAAATGTTTTTTTCATAAAATTTACCTCCATTGAAATATTTATTTAAATTTTTATTGTTTAACATCTTTTACAGAA from Fusobacterium perfoetens ATCC 29250 includes these protein-coding regions:
- a CDS encoding TolC family protein; its protein translation is MKKKIFLLCFSLFILGCSNQDTRKNLNKENTLTEKEYLKKYGDTLSLDEILEINRERNLDLKIKQLEREIATLDKKIAFGNFLPSINVLGGYTKLDNNIDINIDTSSLTSFFPIPIPPGILPNSLSSRLVDESFYAYGVGVQIPVFVPSIWFLYSARQKGEKISELVENLTTKLTTLQVTGEYYYILALQSEEKYLLDDLKAAKELERKAKVSLKVDAILPWELDKASTLVKAKESSLKNNQRDLLVAKMNLMKSLNLSPLTNFTLEDIEVGNITSLPPLDECIFQAISGNEVLKITSISKDVSKDVKKIAISNFLPKIILGGGYVNNSNEIFADPSFLYGNVSGILSIFNGFKNINEYKKAVRQQKIAELKLEKEFLTTVIETTKAYNNVVKSIEMCEIANLNFKAEEGKLRQKKIEKKVDMIDDEEYFKTLASYNQALSLKKKADFQYEIALGALNIAMGKEPLKKGEKNNEI
- a CDS encoding efflux RND transporter periplasmic adaptor subunit; its protein translation is MKYKFLSFLMFLILISGCKKDIEPIIRPVETFQATLIPKTLEYQYPGVVAPEKEANLSFRVAGPIDEFNVEIGSFVSEGTIIAKLDQRDYNLQLEAFKNKETMAKNGYEAAKAISDNAKKQFARVEVLYKEKAIPKKKYDEVLASYKAAISKEKAMLSQYEEAKKGVENCQNQLKDTYLVAPYDGYIYKKFTDNGSVVGAGFPVVGISSLGKTKVKINISEKDIDKFLDIKEVSFIHNNKKYPLVLSDVSRVKSTLNLTYPVIFNFEEDIDIPVDSQGIVSVTFDSNEEKGIIIPVEAIFEKNNKPSVWIYKDGIVNIKNIEVVKPYLDGMVIVKNINPGDKVVTKGVHELSENQKVNLLEPFSKTNIGNVL
- a CDS encoding efflux RND transporter permease subunit, whose protein sequence is MKFIDYSIKNTIVVKFMVFLLVIGGLFSYFRLGKLEDPEFKIKEALVVTLYPNADAHTVELQVTNKIEEALQKIPNIDFLQSVSKPGYSQVKIKLKESLPSDELEQYWDNLRKKVEDAKINLPLGTLPSIVLDDYGAVYGIFLAVTSDGYSYSELRKYTDYITKELNSINGVAQVTQFGKLTDAIEVIIDREKINSMGISPKLIATSLLSENIITGGGTIDYGDLRVNLRLNNKVNTVEKLENLIIFSKKLPDGNDEIVRLKDIATFKRDYTKPISQKMFYNGKMAMGISLSPETGSNIVKTGKVIDKKIIELKEKLPTGINIEKIYYQPDLVTSAINNFILNLILSIITVVGILLLTMGVKSGLIIGTNLVLSILGTLIFMLVMKIDMQRVSLGSFIIAMGMLVDNSIVIVDGILVRRNSGMDMEQALLESTHKPALPLLGATFIAAIAFLPAYLMASYTGEYVSSSFWVIGISLMLSWILCLTQTPVYCKLYLEDEPILAPSEREEKIYNKLRNLLYYLLNRKKSTLSILGLAFIVSLLIFIKIPKTFFPDSDKKGFTISLWAPEGSKIEVVEKATKELGDFLQKNENVTKVVSTIGASPARYYVCTIPEMPNSSYGELIINIDKLKNLKKVSDLALDYANKNLPGIVVTSKKYPNGVPTEYPIEIAFSGPDPQILRELADKTIDIVKKSPYILTAKTDWRNKLLVWEGDYSQSKGIRNNVTPIDITTGLMRTTNGIPIGKIQEGDNSVAVVLKETSDIKNQINNITQTPIWGVNLQALPLANMLNNEKLTFEEGQIWRRNRVRTITVQCDIPMEVNAEEVRNEFKKEINSIELPKGYKLTWLGEYEEQTKNVLALLKAVPLPVIIMFTICVLLFASIRIPLLIFSALPLALIGVAPGLFITGKSFGFMSTIGLVSLSGMMIKNMIVLVDEINYEINILKKDKFIALIDSAISRIRSVTLAALTTILGMIPLLWDPLYGDMAATIIFGLFVSTVLTLFIFPVAYALFFNIKEKKGEINV
- a CDS encoding GNAT family N-acetyltransferase, translating into MFNIREMVENDWEFVKEIYEQALIEGKSTFTKEVPTYENWDKSHLKDCRYIIEKDKKIIGWCSLSPTSSREVYKGVVEVSIYIHQKYRNIGAGKFLLNYLVKESEKKGYWSLISSIISSNINSIKLHEKCGFRQVGHREKIAKDIFGIWQNTVLYEKRSKIIF
- a CDS encoding sensor histidine kinase translates to MDNHLDRQEVISALAGDEGFHIRKSKTLGEYYAYYAVKYGKEDKYIIRTSTNYSDKRDQLIYFATILTTFFIVLNCIIHFFYINYLKRDFENKIKKMKRYLEKGNTEKLLYYKKEEKWIFEFWEVLKEWQKRNLDNIEKLDYEKKLLKLIITSVDSFVGLIDQNGEFVLRNNSLNHLLILDNKKYTKAFKYIEIIAVIKKSIQEKKDIRQEIYINGIKEYFIISVKSIKKNNQFLITIKDITSIRRTVEIQKTFISNVGHELKTPLTNIKGYLIALEDAPKEIRKKFLDIVKNNVIKLENTIIDFLNISKIESSKILQIMPEEIYKIEKQVNDSVAIIKKEKNAEIEFHWDLLSINQGFINTDKEKLILILKNLVENGIIYNHSDNPKIDIFILEEKDKYKFKIKDNGIGIPEDKLKKVFERFYRVDKARTSNLGGTGLGLSIVKEVVDQFGGEIKVESKEQGGSIFKFYLMK
- a CDS encoding response regulator transcription factor → MKKVLIVEDDLEIQELIKYFFEKENYKVDKTDDGLKALKILKKEKSDVIILDLMLPGIDGKNFAKIVRSLPEEYGNPKIIMVTAKTEIEDVLEGLEIGADDYLKKPFDPRELVLRVKKLLKEDKQEKKEERIYKFSDIELDIDTRMVLVKGEEIELSKKEYDLLLLLVRNKGLVVTREKILDEVWNSNYYTGDRTVDVYISKLREKIPLLSDSIHTVKGVGYKLKEKK
- a CDS encoding phosphate ABC transporter substrate-binding protein codes for the protein MKKTFLASILVLGALLTGCGGAKENKVIQVKGSDTILNVTQGISEEFMQKNPKAKIAVTGGGSGVGISALLNKTTDIAMASRAMKSSEYDKAKEIGLSVEEVVLGFDGITLIVNEKNPVKGLDSITLGKIFRGEITNWKEVGGEDAKIVTLSRDSSSGTHEFFKEHVVRGGEKNNLEYGNETLYMPSNEAIKQEVKSNKYAIGYIGMGYMDNSVHALAVDGILPTKENVSNKTYPIAREVYWYVPSNREGSLKELVDFAVSPEGQGIVESEGFIKR